A genome region from Trachemys scripta elegans isolate TJP31775 chromosome 2, CAS_Tse_1.0, whole genome shotgun sequence includes the following:
- the IBA57 gene encoding putative transferase CAF17, mitochondrial has translation MLVRAGAALLGLPRRPPLWLGGGGGMRRLSRGAPPPPAAVRCFPLSRALLRVQGPEADTFLQGLLTNDVARLMWGGADRPPEGGVPSPPPRAQYTHALNVQGRCLYDLLLYRLHESQEEEPNILLECDYSVLDSVQKHLKLYKIRRKVDIAPCLDLSLWAVIPEEQSGDVSSTLDKCADKTLVLTPDPRVEVMGWRLITNKEENPLEIVPGSHIGNISDYHKHRYKQGIAEGVKDIPPGVALPLESNLAYMNGISFTKGCYIGQELTARTHHTGVIRKRLLPVQLSAPLPLGSIPEGAAIVTESGKSAGKYRAGGDELGIALLRLANINEPLHINLPGDTSVNLTASIPNWWPKTTDK, from the exons ATGTTGGTGAGGGCGGGCGCGGCGCTGCTCGGTCTACCCCGCCGCCCCCCGCTCTGGCTAGGTGGGGGCGGAGGGATGAGGCGGCTGAGCCggggcgcccctcccccacccgcggCTGTTCGGTGCTTCCCGCTCAGCCGCGCGCTCCTGCGCGTGCAGGGACCCGAGGCGGACACGTTCTTGCAGGGCCTGCTCACTAATGACGTGGCGCGACTGATGTGGGGCGGGGCGGACCGTCCCCCGGAGGGCGGGGTTCCCTCGCCCCCTCCACGCGCTCAGTACACGCATGCGCTCAACGTGCAGGGCCGGTGCCTCTATGATCTCCTCCTCTACAG GCTTCATGAAAGTCAAGAAGAGGAACCAAATATCCTGCTGGAGTGTGACTACTCAGTGCTGGATTCTGTTCAAAAGCATTTGAAATTGTACAAGATCCGGAGGAAAGTAGACATAGCCCCCTGCCTTGATCTCTCGTTATGGGCAGTCATCCCAGAGGAACAGTCTGGAGATGTTTCCAGTACCCTTGATAAATGTGCAGACAAAACTTTGGTTTTAACTCCTGATCCCAGAGTAGAAGTCATGGGTTGGAGATTGATTACAAACAAAGAGGAAAATCCACTAGAAATTGTCCCTGGAAGTCATATAGGAAATATTAGCGATTATCATAAGCACAGGTACAAACAAG GAATAGCTGAAGGCGTAAAAGACATCCCCCCAGGAGTAGCCTTGCCACTGGAATCCAACCTGGCCTACATGAATGGAATCAGCTTTACCAAAGGCTGTTATATTGGACAGGAGTTAACAGCTAGGACCCACCACACGGGTGTCATCCGCAAACGCCTGTTGCCAGTGCAGCTTTCAGCTCCTTTGCCATTGGGAAGCATCCCCGAGGGGGCTGCGATCGTAACTGAATCGGGAAAGTCAGCTGGCAAGTACCGGGCTGGTGGAGATGAACTTGGCATAGCTTTGCTGCGATTAGCCAACATAAATGAGCCACTTCATATCAATTTACCAGGCGACACTAGTGTGAACCTTACTGCATCTATACCTAACTGGTGGCCAAAAACTACCGACAAATAA